The genomic DNA GGAATCCATCCTCGGAAACGTTGGCGAGCCGGGGTTGAGAAGAACCACTCTTTTCCCGTGGACAGAGTATGTATCGTGGTAAAAGCGATGGGTGTGACCGAAAATTAGAACGTCCACACCCATGTCCAGTGCCTTAAGCGTCAAAAACTGAGCGTTGAGCGAGAAAAACTGATGACCGTGGAGGAGACCGATACTCACGCCCTCTACATCGATTAGCTTCTCCTCTGGAAGGTTGAGGTGGTCGGCGTTGCCGCGAACTGCTATAACCGGCGCGAAATCCTCAAGCCTCTCCAGGAGTTCATGGGACGTAACGTCTCCCGTGTGGAGTATCAAATCCGGAGTT from Thermococcus sp. 21S7 includes the following:
- a CDS encoding YfcE family phosphodiesterase, which encodes TPDLILHTGDVTSHELLERLEDFAPVIAVRGNADHLNLPEEKLIDVEGVSIGLLHGHQFFSLNAQFLTLKALDMGVDVLIFGHTHRFYHDTYSVHGKRVVLLNPGSPTFPRMDSAGFAFLRVSDEGVRVERIRFW